The Solanum dulcamara chromosome 6, daSolDulc1.2, whole genome shotgun sequence genome contains the following window.
ccatataacatagctggtctaaccaccactttgtagaacttgcccttaagttgtggtgacaccttcttgtcacataacacgccagaagcaagcctccatttcatccaccctgccccaataagatgtgtgacatcatcgtcaatctccctgctgccttgcatgatagacccaaggtacttgaaactacttttcttctGGATGggctggtcaccaagcctaacttccgcgccaacctcttgaggtgtctcactgaacttgcactctaagtactctgtcttggtcatactcagcttaaaccctttagactccaaggtatgtctccaatcctacagcttagcgttaacttcactacgagtctcatcgatcaagactatgtcatacgcaaaaagcatacaccattgcacctcaccttgaatttatggcgtcaatccatccatcaccaaggcaaataaaaatggactaagggctgatccttgatgcaacctcatcgcaactgggaagtgctctgagtcccctcctactgtccttacactggttttggcaccctcatacatatccttgatcactctaatgtacgccacaggtacacctttagactccaaacatctccatagtatctctcgtggaactttatcgtaagccttttctagatcgatgaatactCAAATATATTAATTGATAAATCATAAACAACAAGGAACATATACACTTCAGTTGCTTTTCCAAATAAAGTTTAGTGATAAATACATTATAGCAACACTCAAATACattgatacaaatatataaacaGTGAACAGACATACTCAAATATATGAATACAATGCATATATAGGTGCATTGATGTAACACCCGAACCATTCTTTATATGTGTATAAGCCCGAACCCGATTACTTCTAGTTTTGTATATGTGTTAGAATCAATTTTTAAGTatatgaagtgtattagatgtggtttagggtcaaaagagatctctaacaccaagtcatGTTCAAAACAtatctatcggctaagttttcgcaTGAGTTCATATAAAGGTCAGCTTCATAGGACCATATCTTTGAGTATATAAAGAGTTAGGTAGCACATgaattatcaaattaaaggtatatgAGTCTTTATTTGGAGTTTCGATTAAAAAGTTATGGTTGTTTTACTGGAGCATGTCTGAATTGGATAATTCAGCGAGCTCACCTGCTAATTTGGCGACTCGCCGAATGGTTCGGTGAATCTATGAATTAGCTCACCGAATGGGCCTGGAAACATTCAAACtctgaatattttggtgatctAAATCGCCCTTTCGATGACTTACCGAATAGTTAGGCGGGGAGACCTCCAGATCATCGATTTGGCCGACATAATTCATTAAAAGGTccttttctttgaattttatgCTCTTCTTACGTTCCCAGAAAAGTATTCTTGACCTTTTACACTCAATTAACTTCCCTAAATCTATATTATTGCCTAATAGCCTCCCCATTCATGCCCAACTCTCAAACAAATCAAACTCGCACGTTCTAAGTTTTCTCGAGGAAGAAGCTAAGGTTCTTCACCTTCAAGCCTAAGTCCAAAGTTTCAAGTCATTGTTTTCtgtccaggtatgtaaggttaatcACATCTCCAATCCTttctctcaaaatattctaagtgttaatgataGAAAATGTATGTTGAATACTGATAAGGGGTTAATTTTAGTCCAAAACAACTTGATTTTAGTTTGGGAAAGACCGAAAAAGACACTTTACCCTTAAAATAGATTGTGGTTTatagttaaatatattttaaaaaataaattaacattATTGGATGTGTGCATAACACTAGCTTTGCCAACTAGTAAAGTATATGTATGACAATTGCCCCATTGACTAATAGTGAAATTTAAATGATGGCGCacaaattaaaaaggaaaaaatgcgTCACACATTAATTTATTATTCAGGTACATGCAAAAGTTTAGTATCTGCACAATCTTTgggaggtttttttttttttttttccattcaaTCTTTGAGAGATCAGCGTTGCTAAAAGCCATGCAAAATTATTTACTAAATAGCTAGTGGACCATTGGATTGAAGTTTACATCTCTCTTCTGCacaagttttttaaaaatattcccTCGGATTTCTTTACGTGGCACaatggaaattttgaaatttaactattactattttatgtaatttatttaatgataagaataatattgaaaaaatataatatatatttttaattaaaataaataagtaaaaatagtGGAGTAATTTatctatattatttatattaaaagcatgaaaacTCTTAAAATGTCGATTGAACTTTTTACCATTTATTAAAAGACTCTGCTTTagacaaaatcatttttttatcatttttcttcaattaatacatcattattttaatgatattaaatattgactataataactataataaaaaattaaataaagaagattttCTTATCATAGTTAGATTCCTACAGAAGAATCTTTTTCCAACTAAAATAGATTTGAtgaaaaaaaatagtcaaaaaatatccaaaataatatgaatttttttttgttagaacttctaaaaatatatagGCAAAAAAGGTCCcaaaaaatagttaaaaaagCGTCTAAGAAATAGGCAAAACaggtcaaaaaaaattaatgtaccTTTGACTAGAAACCTTAACTTAACAATGAAACCTTccatattaatataataaaataatctaTCTATctactatattaaaagtatgAAAATTCTTAGAAATATTGCTAGAACTTTTTGATCAACcctacaataaataaaattatcttttactatttttttaattattatttcattatccttattatattttatattactgactataatataaatattttattgcttTTGTCCGTGTCCTAAGTATATGAAGATGCTTTTGTCCATGAATAATATGAATAAGTTTAGAACTAATATATTAATTGCTTTTGCCGGTGAAGACTCCTAAATAAGGGCAATATATTTAGAactaaatatgataaaataatataatttactaattaaatatgataaaatattaataaatattctttttagTTTAGGACTCCTCTActtctaataaaaaaaattataatttcaaaattttattaatcaCTGGTCACCAAATATTCAATCTCACGAGTTCAGACGATTCTCTAACAATAAGgcttttctatttatttattttttcaatattcgtggtttggacatgtgtatataaatataaatattacttatatgattattttaattaacaAGAGTTGAGTACATATCTGAAAGCTAAGTTTTGAGAAATTTCCTTGCATGAGCTTCTAAAGTTCATACGCAGTGAAATTTTACTAGCATTTTTCGAGCATTGTACTATGAGAACTCTATACTATATTCCTTTTGTAATTATTGATTGAGTTGACGAATTCACTTCTATTTACTACTATctccgtcccatattagatgaGTACTTCTAACTTTACACGGtgattaaaaaatcattaatatattggaagactttaccattttgcctTTTGTTTATATCAATACAATATAGATAAAGTATAGAAATAACTAGTATTGGaaattgtttacattcaaaaaaccatattaattgtagggataaaatagaaaaaaattaattaattctatcttgagttagtaagtgatcaagtaatatgagacaaatatttttaataagatgtCCGTCTAATATGAGACGGAAGTAGTATTATGTTTTTATATGCAGGTACATATGTCACAATTGAGGTTGATTTGATCAAAGCTATGAGTCGTTTGAACATGACTTccaatcatatatttatttatattattttaacgtcaattactatttttaaaataatttttttcatatatatataaaattaattaatgtaaTACACACATGCAAAATATGTACgctaatataattttaatataaagaCCAAGATGCCAAGTAAACTGAAACGAGGGAGTATTGATTAAGGGATATCATATCACCCTAATAATGTCCACCAGATCCATAACGTTGCTCTGTCCCACAATAATTATACTAGtacataattattaattttccgTTAGTTGCATGTTTTATAATCAATTAATGTCATCTTATTAGTAGGACAACTTATCTATTCTATTTTGAACGATAGTGAATAGACTCAAAACCTTGATAGATGCATCATATATAGATGACAAACCCCGAATAAGCTCAACATTATTAAGAAGATATTTATATTTGATGTTGACACCAATAATGAATGTAATATAATGTTTTTCATGCACACATTTGCAACTTGATGTAACATACATTCTCACCTTTACTTTCATCTGATTGTTTGATTtattataaatatcaaatatttacTAATACAGAACAATCTAATTTCAAGCAAATGACTAGTCTATCTCTCACAAGTCACATCCTATTAAAGAAGGAAAACTCTACCTAAGATTCCAATAATCGAGTTTGCATAATTTTCAGatatttattttacaaaaaaatctcTCCAGCTGTAAATACTAAGGTATTAGTGCCGTTTGGTTGAAAATAATTCAGTAtgcaattctttttttaaaaagtttttctCAACGTTGTTTGTATCTGCCGTTTTTGTAAAACAGAGAAAAAATTTATCCCCCGTTCCATTTTTTTTAGTTGTTATGATAAGATTTTAcacaatttttaagaaaaaaataattaggttgTTTGACTAATATCctttattaattctttaatctgTATTTATTTACATGCATTTTAATTCtataataattaatgttaaaggcaaaattgaaaaaatataattaattctctcttgattgtttaaattgCAACTACTCCATTTTTGAACATGTTTTTAGTATACATGACAACTAATAAGGAATGAAGAGAGTAcactttttatttcaatttgtttgtctgatttgatttgatacataatttaagaaagaaagaaagattttttaatttaaagatgaaagatattaaaatatatcaaaatgtcaTTTAATCTCGTATGCTTAAACAtgtcatatataaaattagcattaaaaattactaaaaacggaaaaaaattctttatttgaATAGACTAAACAGAAAGTAAGATAAAACAAATTAATACTGagaaaactatttttcaaagttctcAAACTCAGATTTCGAAAACTGTACATAGTAAATGaaggaaaacattttttttttatgaaaaatgtttttttactTTCATTTGCAGTGTTTGATTTGTGTGTAGGAGAAatacttttcaaaataaatttattttaaaattttctaataaTTTCAGAAAAATTGAATAGTAAATTGATGAGAAATTTGGGTATTAGAAGTTGATAATGCTGTCTAAATGTTGATCGAAGCAAGTAATCGATGAATATGAAGTAAGGATCGGGATGTTCATATTATAATGGAAAATAACTTTTGGTAATAAGAAAGAacattgttttttctttaatgtggaaaataatgaaatatcaGAATATGACTTTTTCGTGAAGATTATTTCATAACACACTGAACACTAAAAAAGATTTTCTTTGTTTGGGGGAACTATGTTCTTGCAAAAACTTTAACCCCACCACTTATAATTGTGAATATATATTAATCAACATACATAATTATTATCCTAGACACGTCTTTCGGTCTTTGGAGTGTTAGTAGTTCAAATCATAGTCCACAAGGATACTAATTCAATCGCGTTCAATGTTTATATCAATTCAATGAATAcaaattttcatatatatgtTTATCACTTTTATCACAGAACCATAGTTCACTAATAAATAATTTTCCTTTAATTTATGACaaattgatatgatttgattaaaACATAggtgcataaataatttttgcGTCCATAAGTGATATGGAAAAAGAGGAGCTACAACTAGAGAGGACTTCATCTCTATTTACTAGAAAAGACAATCGGTAGTGCTAAAAGTCTATTGCATCAAAGAAGCAATTCCAATTTCTCATTCACTTGGCTTAGATTACAAGATTTTCCCCTTTTATTGAAACTTCAGCTGATGAACTTTTCCAACCATGACAAAAACAGAAATCCTTATCTAGTCATGGCAAAAATCAAGTGAAATGTGTACTTCTTGTGATATAACAGTAGCAGATGGACGTTTTGCTCCTTTCAACtcttcccaaaaaaaaaaaaaaaaacttgagaagaaTCTGAATTTTGCATATCCAAATGAAACAGAAATCaatctgcaaaaaaaaaaaaaaaaaaaagaagaaagaaagtaaaagggtgagacacttggatggatatatatatataatgacttATATGATCCAGAGTTTATCAAGGGTGTTCATACCTCATGTTTCAAGAACTGGCTAATAGGCCAATCATATCTCTAGTACAATGACTGCAGCAAAAGAATGAACACATATTAAAAATTGTTGGCCACAGAAAACATAATGGTTTGAAGTATGTTTATGTAAATGAAAAAATGTACTCTCTGTCTCTGTTAGCTAAAACTTTTAGATGAAATGGTTACGGTGAAAAATCATCGATGGATATTAATTAAGACTATGCTTCATATGAAGTGGTTAAGAAAACTTACAATCAGAATCTGACTTGTCCCATTTGCTCCCATTCTTCACAGTACTCTCAAATGCTTCATCTTCACTATAACTCTCAATCACACACCTATTGTCTAAGTATCTCTTTCTTGTGGTAGTATCCCTTGGACTGGTTGCTTGAGGATATATCTTTTTGTGTAGTATGGCCCTTAGAATCTGAAATTTAATTTAAGGATTACTTACATCAAGTTCATAGATAATAATGCCCAATGGGGAGATAGACACATTAATTAAAAGATTTATTGTTTGCATACgaaaatgtacgagtatgagTGCTAACCTTTTCCATCCTTGATTTCTCAATTTTAGACTGTGGAAGTACTGGATCTCTCAAAGGATGTGGGGGAGGGGCTGCGAATCCTGCGCTGCAGAACAATGTCTTCTTTAGGAGATATGACAAGGATTTCTTGCTAATACCACTGTTTGTGTACTCCAATTGGGCAAATTGTTGGCCTTTGCCATGGACAAGACTATTACTCCGTTCGAAATTGCTCTCTTTATTTTCAACAACTCTGTGATCATCATCTACCAAGTTCTGGAGACAGTCAAAGAATTTGTCAAGATCCTTTTTTGATCCTAGCTTGGCTGAAAGGGGACTACTTTCTTCATCAGGTAATAGATGTTTTAGTTCTTTGTGAAGCTGCCCAACTTCTTCAGCTGTAAGGCTTTGATCTTGTTGTTTCAACTTCCCACCGTCTTTCAGACTTCCGAATGTCCCAATAGCAAGCAGTTCATTAGGCCAGTCACTGAATTCTTCTTTGTATGATTGATGGAACATATGATCTATAtgtattaaatttgaaatagaaAGCATTTGAGTGAATTCTTCATATAAGAAGTATGATGTATTCCTCTCCACATATTAAccaaataaatcaagaaaacttACGCGTGACTGCCACTGGATTTGACTTATACGTACTTTGCTTTCCATTAATCTTGGTTTGAATCCAATTAAAAATCTGTTATCAGCATATCAGGCTAAGGTTACCATCTAAACAATATAATGATCATTCCTCAAACATTTGCAAAAATGACAACTTACTTTCATCTTGAGGGAAGGATAGACTTGACAAGTACTCTTCAATCTAGCTACAGAGGAAGAGATGTTTATTAGTATCAGGGTGGGCTTGGAGAAAATTAAACACAAATTTC
Protein-coding sequences here:
- the LOC129892122 gene encoding protein DEEPER ROOTING 1-like isoform X1; amino-acid sequence: MKIFNWIQTKINGKQSTYKSNPVAVTHHMFHQSYKEEFSDWPNELLAIGTFGSLKDGGKLKQQDQSLTAEEVGQLHKELKHLLPDEESSPLSAKLGSKKDLDKFFDCLQNLVDDDHRVVENKESNFERSNSLVHGKGQQFAQLEYTNSGISKKSLSYLLKKTLFCSAGFAAPPPHPLRDPVLPQSKIEKSRMEKILRAILHKKIYPQATSPRDTTTRKRYLDNRCVIESYSEDEAFESTVKNGSKWDKSDSDFIVLEI
- the LOC129892122 gene encoding protein DEEPER ROOTING 1-like isoform X2, translated to MKINGKQSTYKSNPVAVTHHMFHQSYKEEFSDWPNELLAIGTFGSLKDGGKLKQQDQSLTAEEVGQLHKELKHLLPDEESSPLSAKLGSKKDLDKFFDCLQNLVDDDHRVVENKESNFERSNSLVHGKGQQFAQLEYTNSGISKKSLSYLLKKTLFCSAGFAAPPPHPLRDPVLPQSKIEKSRMEKILRAILHKKIYPQATSPRDTTTRKRYLDNRCVIESYSEDEAFESTVKNGSKWDKSDSDFIVLEI